The following are encoded together in the Candidatus Cloacimonadaceae bacterium genome:
- a CDS encoding M18 family aminopeptidase, giving the protein MNSYISDFLSFLDASPTSFQASREIRARLETAGYMSIDEGEALNLKPGGKYYICRGETAVIAFCVGSQTPCESGFLLAASHIDSPSLKIKANTLKTENSVSRIGVEVYGGPIIGTWIDRELGIAGKVVVMENGTFTTHLVDLKKPVAVIPNAAIHLNRDINKGFEYNKQIHLQAFLTTNTDAENPLLSAIAEAISTSPEQIVDMELFLYDYAKASLTGIDASMILSGRLDNLAMTHAILSALIAVDKPSSTSVAVFFDHEEIGSQTPQGAFSSLLSEIMERITLAHKCDRDSYFRALRKSFLISADMAHAFHPGYPEKYDPAYAPVMNKGPVIKLNANIRYASTAESSTRFITHCEKAGVNYQKFAVRSDLPCGSTVGPIVAADLGIQTVDIGNPMWAMHSVRETCGVRDHEDLIKVLKSYWNAL; this is encoded by the coding sequence ATGAATAGCTATATTAGCGACTTTTTGTCCTTTTTGGACGCTTCGCCCACCAGCTTTCAGGCTTCGCGGGAAATACGTGCGCGTCTGGAAACGGCAGGATACATGAGTATCGATGAAGGCGAAGCGCTGAACCTCAAGCCCGGTGGCAAATACTATATCTGCAGAGGCGAAACTGCCGTGATCGCTTTCTGCGTGGGCAGTCAAACACCTTGCGAAAGCGGATTTCTGCTTGCGGCTTCGCACATCGACAGCCCAAGCCTCAAGATCAAGGCAAACACGTTAAAGACGGAAAACTCCGTTTCACGCATCGGAGTGGAGGTCTATGGCGGACCAATCATCGGCACTTGGATCGATCGCGAACTCGGCATCGCCGGCAAGGTCGTGGTCATGGAAAACGGCACTTTTACCACCCATCTTGTGGATCTGAAAAAGCCCGTCGCGGTGATCCCCAATGCCGCCATCCACCTCAACCGTGATATCAACAAAGGCTTTGAATATAATAAGCAGATCCATCTGCAAGCTTTTTTGACCACAAATACCGATGCTGAAAATCCACTCCTCTCGGCAATCGCCGAAGCTATTTCCACGAGTCCGGAACAAATCGTCGATATGGAACTATTTCTTTATGACTATGCGAAGGCAAGTCTGACGGGAATCGATGCAAGCATGATTCTTTCAGGGCGATTGGACAACCTGGCGATGACGCATGCCATTCTCTCCGCTTTGATCGCTGTAGATAAGCCCTCAAGCACATCCGTGGCGGTGTTTTTTGATCATGAAGAGATCGGCAGTCAGACACCTCAGGGAGCTTTTTCATCGCTGCTTTCGGAGATCATGGAACGCATCACGTTAGCGCATAAATGTGATCGGGACAGCTATTTCAGAGCTTTGCGCAAATCTTTTCTCATCTCTGCCGATATGGCGCACGCCTTTCATCCCGGATATCCGGAAAAATACGATCCTGCCTACGCTCCGGTGATGAACAAAGGTCCCGTGATCAAGCTCAATGCCAATATCCGCTATGCCTCTACCGCCGAAAGTAGCACGCGCTTTATCACACATTGCGAGAAAGCGGGAGTGAATTATCAGAAATTTGCCGTCCGTTCGGATCTGCCCTGCGGCAGCACTGTCGGACCCATCGTTGCTGCCGATCTTGGCATCCAGACCGTCGATATCGGCAATCCGATGTGGGCGATGCACTCAGTCCGCGAGACCTGCGGCGTCCGCGATCACGAGGATCTGATCAAAGTGTTGAAGAGCTATTGGAACG